DNA from Archaeoglobus veneficus SNP6:
CTTCATCCTCGAGAACTGGTACTGCCCGGTCTGTGCTGAAGTTACCTGCTCCGCATTCTGTGCACACACCAAGGAGAGACAGAAGTTCAGCGGTACACTGATCAGGTCGATTATAATCGACGGTGTCAAGCCGACGAGGCTTGTTCTCAGGCCTGAAGTCTTCGACACAGTCATGGAGTGCGCTGAGAAGTACGGCTTTGGTTCACCGTTCGTCACGGACAAGTACCTTGCTGAGAGGCAGCCAATCTTCACACTTGAACCAATGGAAGTTGGAAAGGCGTGAGGTGATAGAAAATGAGCGAGGCAGACATTGGAATTAACATCTGGATTAACGAGGAGCGCTACGAGAAGCTGCAGGAAGCTGGACTTGCAGACCTTGCCCATGACAAACTCGCAGGGATGAAGGTTCTTCAGATAAAGTGCACTGAGGAGCAGAAGGACGAAATCCTGAAGAAGTTTCCGATGGCGAAGTACGATGCTTCAACAACGAGAACGATCGAACTTCTGCCGAGGGAAGTGAAGGACAGGATATTCGAGATAGCACTGAAGCTGAAGTCAACCGGGCCAGAAGTCATCGAGGAGTTTCTGAAATCGGCATAAAAAGTAAAGTTTAAATTTTTTAAAATTTAGAGGGGATCGGGTAGGATTGGGTGAATATTAGAGAAAATAAGTAAAGAAAGTTGAGTAACGGTATATTGGAGGTGGAAAAATGCCAAGCTATGTGAACCCGGATAAGTGCGACGGTTGTAAGGCGTTGGAGAAGACGGCGTGCCAGTACATCTGCCCCAACGACCTGATGAAACTGAACGAAGAGCTGATGAAAGCGTACAACCAGGAGCCCGACATGTGCTGGGAGTGCTACAGCTGTGTCAAGATTTGCCCGCAGGGTGCCATTGAGATGAGGGGTTACGTGGACTTCGTACCTCTTGGTGCAGCCTGTACACCCATGAGGGGTACCGATGCAATCATGTGGACAGTGAAGTTCAGGAACGGCAAGATCTTGAGGTTCAAGTTCCCCATCAGGACAACTCCGTGGGGCTCAATCCAGCCTTTCGAGGGTCTGCCCGAGCCGAGCACTGACGGGCTGAAGGACGAACTGCTTACGGGCGAGCCAGACATTCTGGAAGTTAGTGAGCTGCCCACGCTCAAGAAGTAAATTTGGAGGTGTAAAAAATGGCTGAGCCAAAGGTTGAGAGAGTTGAGACGGACATTTTGATACTTGGTGGTGGTTTCTCGGGATGTGGTGCTGCGTACGAGGCAGCATACTGGGGTAAGGCCGCTGGCCTTAAAGTTACACTCGTTGAGAAGGCTGCAATTGAGCGCAGTGGTGCCGTTGCCCAGGGTCTCTCTGCTATAAACACCTATATGGGAATGTCCGGTAAGGTAATCTTCGGACAGCACACACCCGAAGAATTCGTCAAGTACGTTACCACTGACATGATGGGTATTGCAAGAGAAGACCTCGTCTACGACGTTGCTAGGCACGTTGATGGTTCTGTGCACCTCTTCGAGAAATGGGGTCTCCCCATCTGGAAAGAGGGCGACAAGTACGTTAGAGAAGGTCCTTGGCAGGTCATGATTCACGGTGAGTCTTACAAGCCCATCATCGCTGAGGCTGCCAAGATGGCAATTGGTGAGGAGAACATCTACGAGAGAGTATTCATCACCCACCTGCTCATGGACAAGAACGACCCCAAGAGGGTCGCTGGAGCTGTAGGTTTCAGCGTCAGAGAGGACAAGTTCTACGTATTCAAGGCCAAGGCAGTCATCATCGCAACCGGTGGTGCAACCCTGCTCTTCAGGCCGAGAAGCACTGGAGAGGGTATGGGTAGAATCTGGTACGCAATCTTCAACACGGGCAGTGGTTACACGATGGCTCTCTGGGCTGGTGCTGAGCTGACCCAGATGGAGCACAGGTTCATCCCGCTCAGGTTCAAGGACGGTTATGGCCCAGTCGGTGCATGGTTCCTCCTGTTCAAGTCAACCGCCACGAACGCATACGGTGAGGAGTACATAAAGAACAAGGACACGATTGCCCAGTACGAGCCATACGCAAGTGCCACGCCAACACCAACTCCACTCAGAAACCACCAGGCTCTTGAAGAACTCACAAACGGCAGAGGTCCAATCTACATGAGAACGGACATCGCCATCCAGAAGCTGCAGGAGGAGGGCAAGGACCTCAAGAAGCTCATCAACGAAGCTTGGGAAGACTTCCTGGACATGACCGTTTCGCAGGCATTCCTCTGGGCTGCCCAGAACATCGAGCCAGAGAAGGTACCCTCTGAGATCTACCCGGCAGAGCCCTACATCATGGGTTCACACTCTGGCTGTTCTGGTATCTGGGTCTGCGGACCTGAGGACATCATGCCTGACGAATACAAGCAGACCTTCCCGATGGTGTACAACAGGATGACAACAATCAAGGGTCTGTTCGCAATCGGTGACAACTCGGGAGCTTCCGCCCACAAGTTCTCGAGCGGTTCGTTCACAGAGGGTAGAATCGCTGGTAAGGCTGCAGTCAAGTACATCGTAGAGCAGAACCCCAACCCGGAGATCGACGAGGCTAAGGTTGAGGAGCTCAAGCAGCTCGTCTACAAGCCGTTTGAGACCTACGAGAACAACAAGGGCGTCTCAACCAGAGACGACGTTAACCCGAACTACCTGTTGCCCAAGCAGGCCCTCTGGAGACTCCAGAAGATCATGGACGAGTACGCTGCTGGAGCTACGACCTGGTACAGAACCAATGAGAAGATGCTCGAGAGAGGTCTCGAACTCCTCCAGATGCTCAAGGAGGACTGCGAGAAGCTCGCTGCAAGAGACCTCCACGAGCTGCTGAGAGCTTGGGAACTCATCCACAGGCTTTGGACTGCAGAGGCCCACATCAGGCACATGCTCTTCAGGAAGGAGACCAGGTGGCCTGGATACTACTACAGGATGGACTACCCGAAGATCGACGACGACAACTGGAAGGTCTTCGTCAACAGCACATACGACGCAGAGAAGGGCGAGTGGAACCTCTTCACGAGGCCCTACGTCCAGCTCGTCCCGTAAGGCTGGTAAATATGCCTTACAATTTTTTTCGTTTTTTCTTTTCTGTTTTGTTTGTGAACCATTTTGACATTCAAAAACTACAGGGAGGTATACTATGAGCGAAGAAAAGGCCGGAGGATGCATACTGGTTATTGGAGGTGGTATCTCAGGATTAACGGCTGCCATAGAAGCAGCGGAAGCAGGTTATAACGTTTATCTTGTCGAGAAAAACCCGTACCTCGGTGGAAGGGTTGCACAACTCTGGCGATACTTCCCCAAGCTCTGCCCGCCGTACTGTGGGCTGGAGATTCTGTTTAAAAGGCTTAAAAACCTGCCAAGATTAAAGTACTTCACAAACGCAGAAGTCGAATCCATCAGCGGCGAACCTGGCAACTTCGATGTTACGGTCAAAATCAACCCCCGCTACGTAACCGATGCATGCACAGCATGCGGAGAATGTGTCAAAGCCTGCCCGGCAGAGAGACCAAACGAGTTCAACTACGGAATGGACAAAACCAAGGCAATCTACCTTCCACATGAGATGTCCTTCCCCATGAAGTACGTAATAGATGCAGAGTACTGCCAGAAGAATGAGGGCTGCAAGGCGTGCGTTGATGCATGCCCGTACGATGCGATAGACCTTGCGATGGAGCCAAAAACTCTGAACCTGAAGGCCGGAGCGATAGTTGTTGCGACTGGCTGGAAGCCGTACGACAAGTCCAAGCTCGACAACCTCCTGCCCGATCATCCAAATGTAATAACCAATGTGATGTTTGAGAGACTCGCAGCCCTTGGTGGGCCCACGAAGGGCAAGATCGTCAGACCCTCTGATGGCAAACCCATTGAAAGCATAGCGTTTGTGCAGTGCGCAGGCAGTAGAGATGAAAACCACCTGCCGTACTGCTCCGCTGTCTGCTGCCTTGCCTCGCTCAAGCAGGCGACCTATATAAGAGAGCAGTACCCCGATGCCAAAGTGTACATATTCTACATAGACATTCGTGCCTTTGGAAGGTTTGAGGACTTCTTCGCCAAGGTTAAGGCTGACGAGAACATTGAGCTGATCAAGGGCAAGGTAGCGAACATCGTCGAGGCTGAGGACGGCGATCTGATTGTTGAGGCGGAGGACACTGAAACCGGTGTCAAGAGGAAGGAGAAGGTCAACATGGTCGTACTTGCTACGGGCATGCAGCCGAGCGATGTAGCGCTTGAAAAGGACGAGTATGGATTTGCAAAGGTAAAAGAGGGCATATTCGTGGCAGGATGTGCAAGGAAGCCAGCAGACGTAGCTTCCTGTGTTGAAGACGCAACTGGAGCGGCTCTTAAGGCCATTCAGATTTTGAGGAGGTGAAAACGTGGCGGAGGAAGAGAAGAAAGTGGAGAAGAAGATCTGCGTTTACGTTTGCACCGGCTGTGGAATCAGCGACGCAATTGACATCGAAGCCCTCACCAAGGTGGTAAATGAGGAGCTCCAGCTTCCGTGCAAGACTCACCCGAACCTTTGTGGTAAAGAAGGTGTCCAGCTCATAAAGAACGATATTGACAACGAAGGAGTGAATACCGTAGTTATAGCTGCATGTTCTCCGCGTGTTAACTGGGATGTTTTTGATTTCGATGGCAACATCATAGTTGAGAGAGTAAACCTTCGTGAGGGTGTTGCGTGGAGTCACCCACCCAAGGAAGCTGAAACACAGGCTCTGGCTGAAGACTACGTAAGAATGGGTATAGTTAAAGCTCAGAAGACTGAGTTTGCCGAACCCTTCCTCGAAGAAACGAGCAAGACAATCCTCGTCGTTGGTGGTGGTATTACAGGCATGACTGCAGCGCTCGAAGCTGCAAACGCTGGTTACGATGTGGTACTCGTCGAAAAAGAAGCGAGCCTCGGTGGATGGGCTGCAAAGTTCTTCAAGCTGACGCCCGTTGAGAAGCCATACAACTCTGTGGTAGATACATCGTTTGTGCAGGACATGATCAGTCAGGTTGAAAACAATCCGAAGATAACTGTTTACACCTCAACAACAATAGAGCAGATTTCCGGCCAGCCAGGTCTGTTCGACGTTACTCTCAACAAGGCGGG
Protein-coding regions in this window:
- a CDS encoding CoB--CoM heterodisulfide reductase iron-sulfur subunit A family protein; the protein is MSEEKAGGCILVIGGGISGLTAAIEAAEAGYNVYLVEKNPYLGGRVAQLWRYFPKLCPPYCGLEILFKRLKNLPRLKYFTNAEVESISGEPGNFDVTVKINPRYVTDACTACGECVKACPAERPNEFNYGMDKTKAIYLPHEMSFPMKYVIDAEYCQKNEGCKACVDACPYDAIDLAMEPKTLNLKAGAIVVATGWKPYDKSKLDNLLPDHPNVITNVMFERLAALGGPTKGKIVRPSDGKPIESIAFVQCAGSRDENHLPYCSAVCCLASLKQATYIREQYPDAKVYIFYIDIRAFGRFEDFFAKVKADENIELIKGKVANIVEAEDGDLIVEAEDTETGVKRKEKVNMVVLATGMQPSDVALEKDEYGFAKVKEGIFVAGCARKPADVASCVEDATGAALKAIQILRR
- a CDS encoding DUF6955 family protein, producing the protein MSEADIGINIWINEERYEKLQEAGLADLAHDKLAGMKVLQIKCTEEQKDEILKKFPMAKYDASTTRTIELLPREVKDRIFEIALKLKSTGPEVIEEFLKSA
- the aprB gene encoding adenylyl-sulfate reductase subunit beta, with translation MPSYVNPDKCDGCKALEKTACQYICPNDLMKLNEELMKAYNQEPDMCWECYSCVKICPQGAIEMRGYVDFVPLGAACTPMRGTDAIMWTVKFRNGKILRFKFPIRTTPWGSIQPFEGLPEPSTDGLKDELLTGEPDILEVSELPTLKK
- the aprA gene encoding adenylyl-sulfate reductase subunit alpha; the protein is MAEPKVERVETDILILGGGFSGCGAAYEAAYWGKAAGLKVTLVEKAAIERSGAVAQGLSAINTYMGMSGKVIFGQHTPEEFVKYVTTDMMGIAREDLVYDVARHVDGSVHLFEKWGLPIWKEGDKYVREGPWQVMIHGESYKPIIAEAAKMAIGEENIYERVFITHLLMDKNDPKRVAGAVGFSVREDKFYVFKAKAVIIATGGATLLFRPRSTGEGMGRIWYAIFNTGSGYTMALWAGAELTQMEHRFIPLRFKDGYGPVGAWFLLFKSTATNAYGEEYIKNKDTIAQYEPYASATPTPTPLRNHQALEELTNGRGPIYMRTDIAIQKLQEEGKDLKKLINEAWEDFLDMTVSQAFLWAAQNIEPEKVPSEIYPAEPYIMGSHSGCSGIWVCGPEDIMPDEYKQTFPMVYNRMTTIKGLFAIGDNSGASAHKFSSGSFTEGRIAGKAAVKYIVEQNPNPEIDEAKVEELKQLVYKPFETYENNKGVSTRDDVNPNYLLPKQALWRLQKIMDEYAAGATTWYRTNEKMLERGLELLQMLKEDCEKLAARDLHELLRAWELIHRLWTAEAHIRHMLFRKETRWPGYYYRMDYPKIDDDNWKVFVNSTYDAEKGEWNLFTRPYVQLVP